In one Zobellia galactanivorans genomic region, the following are encoded:
- a CDS encoding TolC family protein: MRNLFILTLTLFITAPGFSQDPEPLKTNSFTLEEAIEFALENNYNAINAERDLIDARKQKWETIADGLPQINGSVSYQNQLKQPVSLIPAEFAGGTPGEFVPIVFGQAHQATATATLTQKIFDGSYIVGVQATKSFLSYSANNEEKTDQEVRKSVVEAYGNVLLAKESVAIFEKNKANLEKNLFETNKLYENGLADEESVEQLQITLSSVENQLKNAIRLENITLQMLNLVMGIAIDAPTKLEDDLDQLATAQIDFSLMESDFNINNNVDYKLALNLTEQRFYEWKLAKSRALPTLSSFINYGSSAFSDDFSFFKSDQDWFDSSVLGFDLSIPLFSSGKRSASTARAKIAMQKAKTQLSEAEEQIRLQLEKAKSDYILAIEEYETAKQNLGLAERIENKNQIKYAEGIASSFDLRQAQTQLYDAQQGYLQSMVEVINKKTELELIINEPNSNLK, encoded by the coding sequence ATGAGAAACCTATTTATACTAACACTGACGCTCTTCATCACCGCGCCAGGATTTTCTCAAGATCCAGAACCCTTAAAAACCAATAGTTTTACCTTGGAAGAAGCCATAGAGTTCGCCCTTGAGAACAACTACAACGCCATTAATGCCGAGCGCGACCTGATCGACGCCCGAAAACAAAAATGGGAGACCATTGCGGACGGTCTTCCACAGATCAATGGTTCCGTCAGCTACCAAAATCAACTAAAACAGCCGGTTTCCTTGATTCCCGCAGAGTTTGCCGGAGGAACCCCCGGGGAATTTGTGCCCATCGTTTTTGGTCAAGCCCACCAAGCGACCGCTACGGCGACACTCACCCAAAAGATTTTCGACGGTTCTTATATCGTTGGTGTACAAGCAACGAAATCGTTTCTAAGCTATAGTGCCAACAACGAAGAAAAGACTGATCAAGAAGTACGAAAATCGGTGGTCGAGGCCTATGGAAACGTATTATTGGCCAAAGAAAGTGTGGCCATTTTCGAAAAGAACAAGGCCAATCTCGAAAAGAACCTGTTCGAGACCAATAAGCTGTATGAAAACGGACTCGCGGACGAGGAAAGTGTCGAACAGTTACAAATCACCCTTTCATCGGTAGAAAATCAGTTAAAAAATGCCATCCGACTGGAAAACATTACACTGCAAATGCTCAACCTGGTCATGGGTATTGCCATTGACGCCCCCACCAAATTAGAAGACGACCTTGATCAGTTGGCCACGGCCCAGATCGATTTTTCTTTAATGGAATCGGATTTCAATATCAACAACAACGTCGATTATAAGTTGGCCCTAAACTTGACCGAACAACGGTTTTACGAGTGGAAACTGGCAAAAAGCCGCGCCCTACCCACCTTAAGCAGTTTCATCAACTACGGTTCATCTGCCTTTTCCGATGACTTTAGCTTTTTCAAAAGCGACCAAGATTGGTTCGACTCGTCGGTCTTAGGTTTTGACCTCAGTATTCCCCTGTTCAGCTCCGGTAAGCGTAGTGCCAGTACCGCTAGGGCCAAAATAGCCATGCAAAAGGCAAAAACCCAATTATCGGAAGCCGAAGAGCAAATACGGCTTCAGCTCGAAAAAGCCAAGAGCGACTATATTCTTGCCATAGAAGAATATGAAACCGCAAAGCAAAACCTTGGTTTGGCCGAACGCATAGAAAACAAGAACCAAATTAAATACGCCGAGGGCATTGCAAGCAGCTTTGACCTTAGGCAAGCCCAAACACAGCTCTATGATGCACAACAAGGCTATCTTCAATCGATGGTCGAGGTCATTAATAAAAAGACGGAGCTCGAACTTATCATAAACGAACCCAATTCTAACCTAAAGTAA
- a CDS encoding metal-dependent transcriptional regulator produces MTLSEEDYIKAIYHLGKGENSMVSTNEVAEQMRTKPSSVTDMIKKLSEKGVANYRKYKGVCLTEHGQKLALTLVRKHRLWEVFLVDKLNFAWDEVHEVAEQLEHIKSEKLTDRLDKLLGYPEVDPHGDPIPSKTGEFKKAVKKLLNEVPVGTSGTCVGVKDSSAPFLKFLDKNKIALGDAITVLEKEEFDGSLHIEVKGKSIHISNQIAANLYLKITE; encoded by the coding sequence ATGACACTTTCAGAAGAAGATTATATAAAGGCCATTTATCATCTAGGAAAGGGTGAGAATAGCATGGTCTCGACCAACGAGGTAGCGGAGCAGATGCGTACGAAACCTTCATCCGTAACCGATATGATCAAAAAACTATCGGAAAAAGGGGTGGCCAACTATAGGAAATACAAAGGTGTTTGCCTTACCGAACACGGCCAAAAACTAGCCTTGACCTTGGTCAGAAAGCATAGGTTATGGGAAGTATTCTTGGTCGACAAGCTCAACTTTGCTTGGGATGAAGTCCATGAAGTAGCCGAGCAGCTAGAGCATATTAAGAGCGAAAAATTGACGGATAGGCTTGATAAATTACTAGGGTATCCTGAGGTCGACCCGCACGGCGACCCCATACCGTCTAAAACCGGGGAGTTTAAAAAAGCGGTAAAAAAATTGCTGAACGAGGTGCCGGTAGGAACCAGCGGTACCTGTGTTGGGGTCAAGGATTCTTCAGCGCCTTTCCTGAAATTTCTCGATAAGAATAAAATTGCCTTGGGCGATGCTATAACGGTATTGGAAAAAGAAGAATTTGACGGGTCGTTACATATTGAGGTGAAAGGGAAGAGTATTCACATCTCAAATCAAATAGCGGCCAATTTGTATCTTAAAATAACCGAATGA
- a CDS encoding ZIP family metal transporter — translation MQEIIDYFESIDPVLAAFYATLFTWGLTAAGAALVFFFKGMNRALLDGMLGFTGGVMVAASFWSLLAPGIEMSPGEGFVKVIPAAVGFLMGSLFIFGLDKVLPHLHINFKESEKEGIKTPWHRTTLLTLAITLHNIPEGLAVGVLFGGVAAGFEGASIGGAVALALGIGLQNFPEGFAVAMPLRRQGLSRYKSFMYGQASAIVEPIAAVLGAWAVMTFQPMLPYALSFAAGAMIFVVVEEVIPETQQDKYTDIATMGFIGGFIIMMTLDVGLG, via the coding sequence ATGCAAGAGATAATTGATTATTTTGAATCGATAGATCCGGTTTTGGCGGCTTTTTATGCCACATTGTTTACATGGGGTCTTACGGCTGCCGGTGCTGCCTTGGTTTTTTTCTTTAAGGGCATGAACCGGGCGCTTTTAGATGGTATGCTGGGTTTTACCGGTGGTGTTATGGTAGCGGCCAGCTTTTGGAGCCTCTTGGCCCCGGGCATAGAAATGAGTCCGGGAGAAGGTTTTGTGAAAGTAATTCCCGCCGCAGTGGGCTTTCTTATGGGCTCGTTGTTCATTTTCGGATTAGACAAGGTGCTGCCCCATCTCCATATCAATTTTAAGGAAAGCGAAAAGGAAGGGATTAAAACCCCTTGGCACCGTACCACCCTGCTGACCTTGGCCATTACGCTTCACAACATTCCCGAAGGGCTTGCCGTTGGGGTTCTTTTTGGAGGTGTGGCCGCTGGATTTGAAGGGGCGAGTATCGGTGGGGCCGTGGCTTTGGCCTTAGGTATCGGTCTTCAGAATTTCCCCGAAGGATTTGCCGTAGCTATGCCGCTTAGGAGGCAGGGGCTTAGCCGTTATAAAAGCTTTATGTATGGGCAGGCCTCGGCAATTGTAGAGCCTATAGCCGCCGTTTTGGGAGCTTGGGCGGTCATGACCTTTCAGCCGATGTTGCCTTATGCCCTATCGTTTGCCGCCGGTGCCATGATATTTGTCGTGGTAGAGGAAGTAATACCTGAAACCCAGCAAGACAAATACACAGATATTGCTACCATGGGTTTTATTGGCGGGTTTATTATTATGATGACCCTTGATGTAGGTTTGGGATAA
- a CDS encoding RNA polymerase sigma factor has translation MTPETDNYNKLKLFFDEEYRSLKAYAKSRIDDAADRDAEDVVQEVALKVFSRANNLSPIDNIAGFVYNSIRNKIVDLMRTKQKGVPFEQEMEEKLIEFTELVYGKTANAYSDTMKTNLKTAIAQLKPVYRNIIVAIDFEGYTYTQLSHESGIPMGTLMSRRHRALAILLKVLEIKKTDH, from the coding sequence ATGACCCCAGAAACGGATAATTACAACAAGCTTAAACTCTTTTTTGACGAAGAGTACCGTTCGCTCAAGGCTTATGCCAAATCGCGTATTGACGATGCTGCCGATCGCGATGCCGAAGACGTGGTTCAAGAGGTGGCATTAAAAGTATTCTCTAGGGCCAACAACCTGTCGCCCATAGACAACATTGCAGGCTTTGTTTACAATTCTATCCGCAACAAGATTGTCGACCTAATGCGCACCAAACAAAAAGGGGTCCCCTTTGAGCAGGAAATGGAGGAAAAACTGATAGAGTTTACGGAGTTGGTATATGGCAAGACGGCCAACGCCTACTCCGACACCATGAAAACGAATCTTAAAACGGCCATTGCCCAACTAAAACCAGTGTATCGAAATATAATAGTAGCTATAGATTTTGAAGGTTACACCTATACCCAACTGTCACATGAGAGCGGTATCCCCATGGGCACGTTAATGTCAAGGCGGCACAGGGCCCTGGCCATATTATTAAAAGTACTAGAAATCAAAAAAACAGATCATTAA
- a CDS encoding lycopene cyclase family protein has product MEKITHFDYIIIGAGAAGLMLASALVKDDFFSNTSILLLDRDAKSSNDRTWCFWEKGEGSFESIVSKTWNHIYFGSENFSKDYSIAPYQYKMVRGADFYKVYFDALKGKSNITFQQEEVAEIVDIGSKITVTTHRSTYSASKVFSSSFDYKMATHQKKYPVLQQHFLGWTVKTEKPVFNPDQATYMDFSIPQKGNTRFMYILPFSKNEALVEYTLFSKNRLPKEAYEDAIIYYLENHLKCGTYNITETEQGSIPMTSYDFSEHHTENIRYIGTAGGWAKPSTGYTFMSTAKKIPVLVDFIKTGKPLNTLSFKNRFWFYDLLFLDVLAKHNDQGHKIFESLFKKSDPQLIFRFLDEKSSFREDIDFILSCPKKMFIEAFFNRVFKRKRPS; this is encoded by the coding sequence TTGGAAAAAATCACACATTTTGACTATATCATAATAGGCGCAGGCGCAGCTGGTCTAATGCTCGCCAGTGCCCTAGTCAAAGATGATTTCTTTAGCAACACGTCTATTTTGCTGTTAGACAGGGATGCCAAAAGCTCTAATGACAGAACTTGGTGCTTCTGGGAAAAAGGCGAGGGAAGTTTTGAGTCCATCGTTTCCAAAACATGGAATCACATTTATTTCGGCAGCGAAAACTTTTCAAAAGACTATTCCATTGCCCCATACCAGTACAAAATGGTTCGGGGAGCCGATTTTTACAAAGTTTATTTTGACGCGTTGAAAGGCAAGTCCAATATTACCTTCCAGCAAGAAGAGGTTGCGGAGATAGTCGACATAGGTTCAAAAATAACCGTTACGACCCATCGTTCCACCTATTCGGCATCAAAGGTCTTCAGCAGTAGTTTCGATTATAAAATGGCCACCCATCAAAAGAAATACCCTGTACTGCAACAACATTTTCTAGGGTGGACGGTAAAAACCGAAAAGCCCGTTTTCAATCCTGACCAGGCCACTTACATGGATTTTTCCATTCCGCAGAAAGGGAATACCCGGTTTATGTACATCCTTCCATTTTCAAAAAACGAGGCCTTAGTGGAATACACCTTATTCTCTAAAAATCGCTTGCCTAAGGAAGCATATGAAGATGCCATAATATACTATTTGGAAAACCATCTAAAATGTGGCACTTATAACATCACGGAAACGGAACAAGGCAGTATACCCATGACCTCCTATGATTTTAGCGAACACCACACCGAAAACATCCGCTATATCGGAACGGCAGGCGGATGGGCCAAGCCAAGCACAGGGTATACGTTTATGAGTACGGCCAAGAAAATTCCCGTATTGGTCGATTTTATCAAAACCGGAAAACCTCTGAATACACTAAGCTTTAAGAACAGATTTTGGTTTTACGACCTGCTATTCTTAGACGTATTGGCCAAACACAATGACCAAGGCCATAAAATATTCGAGTCGCTCTTCAAGAAAAGCGACCCACAATTGATCTTTAGATTTTTAGACGAGAAGTCTTCCTTTAGGGAAGATATCGACTTCATTCTAAGCTGCCCTAAAAAAATGTTTATTGAAGCCTTTTTCAATAGGGTTTTTAAAAGAAAACGTCCCTCCTAG
- a CDS encoding TonB-dependent receptor, with protein MKINLKTSLYLLVCVLGTTLSNAQNNQISGTITDKNGSVPFANIYLKDTKIGTSALDDGSYILKNIPSGTYKLQVSVLGYQDFSTKITLKGSENKSLDIKIIPASEQLEEMVVTGTLKAVSRSESPVPVEVYSPTFLKKNPTASIFEALQNVNGVRPQINCNVCNTGDIHINGLEGPYTLVLIDGMPIVSGLGTVYGLSGIPNSLIEQIEIIKGPASTLYGSEAVGGLINIITKNTLDAPDFFADAFVTGWGEYNIDLGTKINIGQKTDMLLGINYFNYDHPIDNNGDNFTDLTLQNRISVFQKWNFQRDNNRILSLAGRFFYEDRWGGEMQWTPEFRGGDEVYGESIYTRRWEVLGKYQLPIEEKVLFSFSYNDHSQNSVYGDVPYIADQRIGFGQFTWDKSLENHDLLIGTALRYNYYDDNTTATASADEVVIPSLFVQDEIALANKHSLLLGMRYDYDERHGSIYTPRMAYRYKMTDNDIIRLNAGTGFRVVNLFTEEHAALTGARDVVVTEELKPEQSFNVNLNYLKKIYADNGTFVSVDASLFYTNFSNAILPDYDTDPNKIIYDNLNGKSVSKGVSANIDFSFPSGFKFLIGATFQDVSQTENGVTERQILTESFTGTWNASYEIEEIDLSIDYTGNIYGPMRLPTLGESDPRSDFSPTWSIQNIQFTWKGLEQFEFYGGIKNLLNWTPNRGNPFIIARANDPFDKNVTFDTDGNVVATPNNPNALTFDPSYVYGPNQGIRGFLGLRYRIN; from the coding sequence ATGAAAATAAATTTAAAGACTAGCCTATATTTACTCGTATGTGTTTTAGGCACAACATTGAGCAACGCCCAGAACAATCAAATTAGCGGTACCATCACCGATAAAAATGGTTCTGTTCCCTTCGCAAACATTTACCTAAAAGACACAAAAATTGGCACCTCGGCATTAGACGATGGGTCTTATATTTTGAAAAACATACCTTCCGGCACCTATAAATTGCAGGTTTCCGTACTAGGATATCAAGATTTCTCCACAAAAATCACTTTAAAAGGAAGCGAGAACAAATCGCTTGATATCAAGATCATTCCCGCCTCGGAACAATTGGAGGAAATGGTAGTTACCGGAACCCTAAAAGCGGTCAGCCGTTCGGAAAGTCCGGTTCCTGTTGAAGTGTATAGCCCTACTTTTCTTAAAAAGAATCCTACTGCCAGCATTTTTGAAGCACTACAAAACGTAAACGGCGTACGACCACAGATCAATTGTAACGTCTGCAATACGGGCGACATTCATATTAACGGGCTTGAAGGCCCGTATACCTTGGTCTTGATAGACGGAATGCCCATTGTTAGTGGGCTGGGAACCGTTTACGGCCTTTCGGGCATACCCAACTCCCTCATAGAGCAGATTGAAATTATAAAAGGCCCTGCCTCCACGCTTTACGGTAGTGAAGCTGTGGGCGGATTAATCAATATTATTACCAAGAACACTTTAGACGCCCCTGATTTCTTTGCGGATGCCTTTGTTACGGGTTGGGGGGAGTACAATATCGATCTTGGCACAAAAATCAACATAGGTCAAAAGACCGATATGCTTTTGGGCATCAACTACTTTAACTATGACCATCCTATTGACAACAATGGCGACAACTTCACCGACCTCACCCTACAGAACCGTATTTCGGTATTTCAAAAATGGAATTTTCAGCGAGACAACAATCGCATCCTTTCACTGGCTGGCCGATTTTTCTACGAAGACCGTTGGGGCGGGGAAATGCAATGGACCCCTGAATTTAGGGGTGGAGACGAAGTTTATGGAGAAAGCATTTATACCCGAAGGTGGGAAGTTTTAGGCAAATACCAATTGCCCATTGAAGAAAAAGTCTTGTTTTCATTCTCATATAACGACCACAGCCAGAACTCGGTATACGGAGATGTGCCCTACATTGCCGATCAGCGTATAGGTTTTGGACAGTTTACTTGGGATAAATCCCTCGAAAACCATGACCTTCTCATCGGTACCGCCCTTCGATATAATTACTATGATGATAACACCACAGCAACCGCCTCCGCAGACGAAGTCGTCATACCAAGCCTATTCGTTCAAGATGAAATCGCCTTGGCCAACAAACACTCCTTATTGCTTGGCATGCGCTATGACTACGACGAAAGGCACGGCAGTATCTACACCCCTAGAATGGCCTATAGGTATAAAATGACGGACAACGATATTATCCGCCTTAACGCGGGTACCGGGTTTCGGGTAGTAAACCTATTTACCGAAGAACACGCCGCCTTAACCGGAGCCCGTGATGTTGTCGTAACCGAAGAACTCAAGCCCGAGCAGTCGTTCAACGTAAACCTAAATTACCTTAAAAAAATATATGCCGACAATGGCACTTTTGTCAGTGTAGACGCTTCACTTTTTTACACAAATTTCAGCAATGCCATCCTTCCCGATTACGATACGGACCCAAATAAAATCATTTATGACAACCTAAATGGCAAGTCCGTTTCAAAAGGCGTTAGCGCCAATATCGACTTTTCTTTTCCTAGCGGGTTTAAATTTTTGATCGGGGCCACCTTCCAAGATGTGAGCCAAACAGAAAACGGGGTTACCGAACGCCAAATACTAACGGAAAGCTTCACGGGTACCTGGAATGCATCGTACGAAATAGAAGAAATCGACTTATCAATAGATTATACAGGAAATATTTACGGCCCAATGCGTTTGCCGACCCTTGGCGAAAGCGATCCAAGAAGCGATTTCTCACCCACTTGGAGTATTCAAAACATTCAATTTACCTGGAAAGGTCTCGAACAGTTTGAATTCTACGGAGGCATCAAAAATCTATTGAATTGGACCCCCAACCGTGGAAATCCTTTTATCATTGCCCGTGCCAACGATCCTTTTGACAAGAACGTAACTTTTGACACCGATGGAAACGTAGTAGCCACCCCAAATAACCCCAATGCCCTAACCTTTGACCCATCATATGTGTATGGCCCCAATCAAGGCATTCGCGGTTTCCTAGGGCTTCGCTATCGCATCAATTAA
- a CDS encoding polyprenyl synthetase family protein, whose product MQSIEFYRSQFLDYLKRHEHTKEPKNLYEPITYILGLGGKRLRPVLTLLSAEIFGCDYRKALDAALAVETFHNFSLVHDDIMDDAPLRRGKTTVHEKWDINTGILSGDAMLITAYQLFENYDGDTFKNLAKLFSKTALEVCEGQQYDIDFEDRDDVTLPEYLKMIEYKTAVLVAAALQMGGIVAKASEGEQKLIYDFGLNLGIAFQLQDDYLDAFGDPETFGKQVGGDIIENKKTYLYLNALELGSAEQKKELRDMYSIQPKDPSAKVDTIKEIFKDSGSAEKTQEAIAEYTEKAFSVLAKLKISEDKKAILESFGNSLMMRQV is encoded by the coding sequence ATGCAATCTATAGAATTCTATCGTAGCCAGTTTCTCGATTACTTGAAGCGGCATGAACATACCAAAGAGCCCAAGAACCTCTATGAGCCGATTACTTATATTTTAGGATTGGGAGGGAAGCGATTGAGACCGGTTCTCACCTTATTATCGGCCGAAATTTTTGGTTGTGATTATCGCAAGGCCTTAGATGCAGCCTTGGCCGTAGAAACTTTTCATAATTTTTCATTGGTCCATGATGATATTATGGATGATGCCCCATTGCGGAGAGGAAAAACCACCGTGCATGAAAAGTGGGATATCAATACGGGAATTCTTTCGGGAGATGCCATGCTTATAACGGCATACCAATTATTTGAAAATTATGACGGGGATACCTTTAAAAATTTGGCAAAGCTCTTTAGCAAGACGGCTTTGGAAGTATGTGAAGGTCAGCAATACGATATTGATTTTGAAGATAGGGATGACGTTACCTTGCCCGAGTACCTGAAGATGATCGAATATAAGACGGCCGTTTTGGTGGCTGCCGCACTGCAGATGGGCGGCATAGTCGCAAAGGCATCGGAAGGGGAGCAGAAGCTTATTTATGATTTCGGATTGAATTTGGGAATAGCCTTTCAACTACAAGATGATTACCTTGATGCTTTCGGAGATCCGGAAACTTTCGGCAAGCAAGTGGGGGGCGATATTATAGAGAACAAAAAGACCTATTTGTACCTTAATGCCCTAGAGTTGGGCAGTGCCGAACAAAAAAAGGAACTTAGGGATATGTATTCCATACAACCCAAAGACCCTTCGGCTAAAGTCGATACGATAAAGGAAATCTTTAAGGATAGCGGTTCGGCCGAAAAAACGCAAGAAGCGATAGCGGAGTATACCGAAAAGGCTTTTTCGGTATTGGCCAAACTAAAGATTTCAGAAGACAAAAAGGCTATTTTAGAGAGTTTTGGAAATAGTTTGATGATGCGACAGGTCTAA
- a CDS encoding TetR/AcrR family transcriptional regulator, translated as MKTKILNKATDMFLNYGFKSVTMDDLANEMGISKKTIYTHFENKTKLVEQCTTHLAESISKGINAICALNKNPIEELYEIKKFVMINLKNEKSSPQYQLQKYYPKIHNSISAFQFETMQACVKENIQRGVSQGFYRDNLDIDFISRIYYSGMTSTKDHRLFPPDKFPVTTLMDNYLEYHIRGIVTPLGRKILNKIINSNPE; from the coding sequence ATGAAGACTAAAATTTTAAACAAAGCGACGGATATGTTCCTGAACTACGGGTTCAAGAGTGTTACTATGGACGATTTGGCCAATGAAATGGGCATCTCAAAGAAAACCATATACACTCATTTTGAGAACAAGACCAAGCTCGTGGAACAGTGCACCACACATCTAGCGGAAAGCATATCGAAAGGAATCAATGCTATCTGTGCCTTGAACAAAAACCCTATTGAAGAACTTTACGAGATAAAAAAGTTCGTAATGATAAATCTCAAAAATGAAAAATCATCACCACAATACCAATTACAGAAATACTATCCGAAAATACACAACTCCATTTCGGCATTTCAATTTGAAACCATGCAAGCCTGTGTAAAGGAAAATATTCAACGCGGGGTAAGCCAAGGCTTTTACAGGGATAACCTAGATATCGACTTTATATCCCGTATTTATTATTCGGGTATGACGAGCACGAAAGACCATCGCCTTTTCCCCCCGGACAAATTTCCCGTGACCACTTTAATGGACAATTATTTAGAATACCATATCAGGGGAATCGTAACCCCATTAGGAAGAAAAATATTGAACAAAATTATCAACTCAAATCCCGAATAA
- a CDS encoding sensor histidine kinase, which translates to MIAPEKHKREAERLALLESYGILDTPLEEDYDNLVTLASEICGTPISVVTLLDKDRQWFKAYHGIDVRETEKEYSFCGHTINASDSIFVIEDARIDERFHDNPMVQGDPHVIFYAGVPLKGAGGLPLGTLCVIDTKPRALTKSQVNALKILSDQIMNLLDLRKKKMELEKANEQLARTNHELDNFAAIAAHDLKSPLNNILTLSNCLYEDYAPLVDDEGKQIIEFIRSSSETLRKLITGLLDYSKSGQYNSNDKTRISLTDLHKNISELFGGHKECVIRINSELDSIYANKVAVEQILINLIANAIKYNDKSKIEIDLDVGESESHYEFSVRDNGPGINEEDQEKIFKIFEIVSPKDRFGEKGTGIGLATVKKVVEGLGGQVAVSSKVGEGATFSFTIKAASHMSPSMA; encoded by the coding sequence ATGATTGCTCCCGAAAAACATAAGAGAGAGGCTGAAAGACTAGCGCTGCTTGAATCGTACGGTATTCTTGATACTCCTTTAGAGGAAGATTACGATAACCTAGTGACACTGGCCTCTGAAATTTGTGGAACCCCGATATCCGTAGTGACGCTTTTGGATAAAGATCGCCAATGGTTTAAGGCGTATCATGGTATCGATGTAAGAGAAACCGAAAAGGAATATTCATTTTGTGGGCATACCATAAATGCCTCCGATAGTATCTTTGTTATTGAAGACGCACGTATCGACGAGCGTTTTCACGATAATCCCATGGTTCAAGGTGATCCCCATGTTATTTTTTATGCGGGCGTACCGCTAAAAGGGGCGGGCGGACTACCGTTAGGTACCCTCTGTGTCATAGATACCAAACCTAGGGCCCTTACAAAAAGCCAAGTCAATGCATTGAAGATATTGTCGGATCAAATCATGAACTTGCTTGATCTTCGAAAGAAAAAAATGGAATTGGAAAAGGCTAATGAACAATTGGCCCGCACGAACCATGAACTTGACAATTTTGCCGCCATTGCCGCACATGACCTTAAGTCGCCTTTGAATAATATTTTAACCCTGTCTAACTGCTTGTACGAAGATTATGCGCCTTTAGTCGATGATGAGGGGAAGCAGATCATTGAATTTATCAGAAGTTCATCGGAAACATTGCGAAAACTGATAACCGGACTTTTAGATTATAGTAAATCGGGACAGTACAATAGCAACGATAAGACGCGCATAAGTTTGACCGACCTGCATAAAAATATTTCTGAACTTTTTGGGGGGCATAAAGAATGTGTCATACGGATAAACAGTGAGTTAGATTCCATTTATGCCAATAAGGTGGCGGTTGAACAGATTTTGATCAACTTGATTGCCAATGCTATAAAGTACAATGACAAGTCCAAAATTGAAATAGACCTCGATGTTGGGGAAAGCGAATCTCATTATGAGTTTTCCGTTAGGGATAACGGTCCAGGAATCAACGAAGAAGATCAAGAAAAAATCTTTAAAATTTTTGAGATCGTTTCTCCGAAGGACAGATTTGGGGAAAAGGGAACCGGTATAGGCCTAGCTACCGTAAAAAAAGTGGTAGAAGGACTTGGAGGTCAAGTTGCGGTCAGCTCAAAGGTAGGTGAAGGAGCTACCTTTTCCTTTACGATAAAAGCAGCCTCCCATATGAGTCCCTCAATGGCCTGA